A single Macaca fascicularis isolate 582-1 chromosome 13, T2T-MFA8v1.1 DNA region contains:
- the ANKRD53 gene encoding ankyrin repeat domain-containing protein 53 isoform X2 — protein sequence MWKKDKKDFACEMRKMKTLKSQLALMEYNYLIEYQKEHKILREAAIRKWLHGKLHPGHSLVSNTKQARATALSKTPEQRGSQCSSSFHPSVEARLQCIPQPTEMPKPIYRKSTIKRPTMWNVSNNPARPPTTKISHSQGIRLGVHPDPSPEHDFSSFLEVRPDRHGGAWLHTVDGHWVAPVPRLPFEVLLRMLYPHVRPYRMKVPQGFYPISMREVPRKRHLGDDTFWTDTLAMNLRDTFDEAFLAAVRSHQGLPALPSPQINP from the exons ATGTGGAAAAAGGACAAGAAGGACTTTGCCTGTGAGATGAGAAAGATGAAGACACTCAAGAGCCAGCTGGCCCTCATGGAGTACAACTACCTGATTGAGTATCAA AAAGAGCACAAAATTCTCAGGGAAGCTGCTATCAGAAAGTGGCTACACGGCAAGCTGCACCCAGGCCACTCTCTGGTCTCTAATACCAAGCAAGCCCGGGCCACCGCCCTCTCCAAGACCCCAGAGCAACGGGGATCGCAGTGTTCCAGCAGCTTCCACCCCTCTGTGGAGGCGCGCCTGCAATGCATTCCACAGCCCACGGAGATGCCCAAGCCCATCTACAGGAAGTCCACGATCAAGCGGCCCACGATGTGGAACGTTAGCAACAACCCTGCCAGACCCCCCACCACCAAGATCAGCCACTCGCAAGGCATCCGCCTGGGCGTGCATCCAGACCCCAGCCCGGAGCACGACTTCAGCAGCTTCCTGGAGGTGAGACCAGACCGGCACGGCGGTGCGTGGCTGCACACAGTGGACGGCCACTGGGTGGCGCCAGTGCCGCGGCTGCCTTTTGAGGTGCTGCTTCGCATGCTGTATCCACATGTGCGGCCGTACAGAATGAAGGTGCCCCAGGGCTTTTACCCCATCAGCATGAGGGAAGTGCCCAGGAAGCGGCACCTGGGTGACGACACCTTCTGGACCGACACTCTGGCCATGAACCTGCGTGACACATTTGATGAAGCCTTCCTGGCAGCTGTGCGATCCCATCAAGgactccctgccctgccctccccacaaATCAACCCATAA
- the TEX261 gene encoding protein TEX261 isoform X1 yields MIYVICSDFQQEHTSPLSQSVAYIRNFNNFVPATCDSKRQICPQPAQRQVLGRLLVRGRAALSGPGPPPGWCGSAQGATGGCTPIPSIGAWSPPLGTVPPPLGCSRLHSFPSVERGILVVGERGAAAVGPPLRRAALARAWPRAALEPSSSRRRRTVVLRSAGRGGGGSGGGGSVSPEPKRAGPSRRPGSGRVGRHVVYVPAELAVALHPGGLHHASRRGWTLLPGRTDRRIHSGHQQDHKIHDLGLVVVNHYLAFQFFAEEYYPFSEVLAYFTFCLWIIPFAFFVSLSAGENVLPSTMQPGDDVVSNYFTKGKRGKRLGILVVFSFIKEAILPSRQKIY; encoded by the exons ATGATTTACGTCATCTGCTCAGATTTCCAACAAGAACACACCTCGCCTTTATCACAGAGCGTGGCATATATTAGGAATTTCAATAATTTTGTCCCTGCCACCTGCGATAGCAAGAGACAGATCTGTCCGCAACCTGCCCAGAGGCAGGTTCTGGGGAGGTTACTGGTGCGCGGTCGGGCTGCCCTGTCCGGCCCAGGACCACCTCCAGGGTGGTGCGGGAGTGCACAAGGAGCGACTGGAGGCTGCACTCCGATCCCCAGTATAGGCGCTTGGTCTCCGCCCCTGGGGACCGTCCCGCCTCCCCTCGGCTGCAGCCGTCTGCATTCGTTCCCGTCAGTGGAGCGGGGGATCCTGGTGGTCGGAGAACGCGGGGCAGCGGCGGTTGGCCCTCCTCTCCGGAGGGCGGCGCTAGCGCGGGCCTGGCCCCGGGCTGCACTCGAGCCGAGCTCCTCTCGGCGGCGGCGCACCGTCGTCCTGCGGTCCGCGGGGCGGGGAGGCGGCGGCAGTGGCGGTGGCGGCTCTGTGTCGCCGGAGCCGAAGCGCGCAGGCCCGTCCCGGCGGCCGGGGAGCGGGCGGGTGGGGCGCCATGTGGTTTATGTACCTGCTGAGCTGGCTGTCGCTCTTCATCCAGGTGGCCTTCATCACGCTAGCCGTCG CGGCTGGACTCTATTACCTGGCAGAACTGATAGAAGAATACACAGTGGCCACCAGCAGGATCATAAAATACATGATCTGG GACTAGTGGTGGTGAATCATTACCTAGCATTTCAGTTTTTTGCAGAAGAATATTATCCCTTCTCAGAG GtcctggcctatttcactttCTGCCTGTGGATAATTCCGTTTGCGTTTTTTGTGTCACTTTCGGCTGGGGAGAATGTCCTGCCCTCTACCATGCAGCCAGGAG ATGATGTCGTCTCCAATTATTTCACCAAAGGCAAGCGGGGCAAACGCTTAGGGATCCTGGTTGTCTTCTCCTTCATCAAAGAGGCCATTCTACCCAGTCGTCAGAAGATATACTGA
- the ANKRD53 gene encoding ankyrin repeat domain-containing protein 53 isoform X3 → MASAGSTARRAGSGSWHSERGEGRGARPQPTPHGSMQRANKVSLKATWTDAESKQPSQPLPYLADHLRAQATALALPHRPASLTAPHVDPNPSEESDQTTIDQTAIRSYYQLFAAAVGNVEWLRFCLNQSLREIPTDYKGFTAIHFAAQRGKLACLQVLVEEYKFPVNLLTNNSQTPLHLVIHKDNTTVALPCIYYLLEKGAALNAQTCNGCTPLHLAVREGLLDCVKVLVQSGANVHAQDAMGYKPIDFCKIWNHRACARFLKDAMWKKDKKDFACEMRKMKTLKSQLALMEYNYLIEYQKEHKILREAAIRKWLHGKLHPGHSLVSNTKQARATALSKTPEQRGSQCSSSFHPSVEARLQCIPQPTEMPKPIYRKSTIKRPTMWNVSNNPARPPTTKISHSQGIRLGVHPDPSPEHDFSSFLEVRPDRHGGAWLHTVDGHWVAPVPRLPFEVLLRMLYPHVRPYRMKVPQGFYPISMREVPRKRHLGDDTFWTDTLAMNLRDTFDEAFLAAVRSHQGLPALPSPQINP, encoded by the exons ATGGCCTCCGCGGGCAGCACCGCTCGGCGGGCAGGCTCGGGAAGCTGGCACTCagaaaggggagaagggagaggtgcTCGGCCGCAGCCAACTCCACATGGCTCCATGCAGCGGGCGAACAAAGTCTCCTTGAAGGCCACCTGGACTGATGCGGAGTCCAAGCAGCCCAG CCAGCCCCTGCCCTACCTCGCCGACCACCTCCGTGCGCAGGCGACTGCCCTCGCCTTGCCACACCGCCCTGCCTCGCTCACCGCACCCCACGTTGATCCCAACCCCAGCGAGGAGTCCGACCAGACCACGATCGACCAGACGGCGATCCGGAGCTACTACCAGCTGTTCGCGGCGGCCGTGGGCAACGTGGAATGGCTGCGGTTCTGTCTGAACCAGAGCCTCAGGGAAATCCCCACCGACTACAAG GGCTTCACTGCCATCCACTTCGCAGCCCAACGGGGCAAGCTTGCATGCCTGCAGGTCCTGGTAGAGGAGTACAAGTTTCCCGTGAACCTGCTGACCAACAATAGCCAGACCCCCCTGCACCTCGTCATCCACAAGGACAACACCACCGTGGCCCTCCCCTGCATCTACTACCTGCTGGAGAAAGGCGCAGCCCTCAATGC TCAGACATGCAACGGCTGCACGCCCCTGCACCTGGCAGTCCGTGAGGGCCTGCTGGACTGTGTGAAGGTCCTGGTACAGAGTGGCGCCAACGTCCACGCCCAAGATGCCATGGGCTACAAACCCATTGACTTCTGCAAAATATGGAACCACCGTGCCTGTGCCCG GTTCTTGAAGGATGCCATGTGGAAAAAGGACAAGAAGGACTTTGCCTGTGAGATGAGAAAGATGAAGACACTCAAGAGCCAGCTGGCCCTCATGGAGTACAACTACCTGATTGAGTATCAA AAAGAGCACAAAATTCTCAGGGAAGCTGCTATCAGAAAGTGGCTACACGGCAAGCTGCACCCAGGCCACTCTCTGGTCTCTAATACCAAGCAAGCCCGGGCCACCGCCCTCTCCAAGACCCCAGAGCAACGGGGATCGCAGTGTTCCAGCAGCTTCCACCCCTCTGTGGAGGCGCGCCTGCAATGCATTCCACAGCCCACGGAGATGCCCAAGCCCATCTACAGGAAGTCCACGATCAAGCGGCCCACGATGTGGAACGTTAGCAACAACCCTGCCAGACCCCCCACCACCAAGATCAGCCACTCGCAAGGCATCCGCCTGGGCGTGCATCCAGACCCCAGCCCGGAGCACGACTTCAGCAGCTTCCTGGAGGTGAGACCAGACCGGCACGGCGGTGCGTGGCTGCACACAGTGGACGGCCACTGGGTGGCGCCAGTGCCGCGGCTGCCTTTTGAGGTGCTGCTTCGCATGCTGTATCCACATGTGCGGCCGTACAGAATGAAGGTGCCCCAGGGCTTTTACCCCATCAGCATGAGGGAAGTGCCCAGGAAGCGGCACCTGGGTGACGACACCTTCTGGACCGACACTCTGGCCATGAACCTGCGTGACACATTTGATGAAGCCTTCCTGGCAGCTGTGCGATCCCATCAAGgactccctgccctgccctccccacaaATCAACCCATAA
- the ANKRD53 gene encoding ankyrin repeat domain-containing protein 53 isoform X1 has product MASAGSTARRAGSGSWHSERGEGRGARPQPTPHGSMQRANKVSLKATWTDAESKQPSEESDQTTIDQTAIRSYYQLFAAAVGNVEWLRFCLNQSLREIPTDYKGFTAIHFAAQRGKLACLQVLVEEYKFPVNLLTNNSQTPLHLVIHKDNTTVALPCIYYLLEKGAALNAQTCNGCTPLHLAVREGLLDCVKVLVQSGANVHAQDAMGYKPIDFCKIWNHRACARFLKDAMWKKDKKDFACEMRKMKTLKSQLALMEYNYLIEYQKEHKILREAAIRKWLHGKLHPGHSLVSNTKQARATALSKTPEQRGSQCSSSFHPSVEARLQCIPQPTEMPKPIYRKSTIKRPTMWNVSNNPARPPTTKISHSQGIRLGVHPDPSPEHDFSSFLEVRPDRHGGAWLHTVDGHWVAPVPRLPFEVLLRMLYPHVRPYRMKVPQGFYPISMREVPRKRHLGDDTFWTDTLAMNLRDTFDEAFLAAVRSHQGLPALPSPQINP; this is encoded by the exons ATGGCCTCCGCGGGCAGCACCGCTCGGCGGGCAGGCTCGGGAAGCTGGCACTCagaaaggggagaagggagaggtgcTCGGCCGCAGCCAACTCCACATGGCTCCATGCAGCGGGCGAACAAAGTCTCCTTGAAGGCCACCTGGACTGATGCGGAGTCCAAGCAGCCCAG CGAGGAGTCCGACCAGACCACGATCGACCAGACGGCGATCCGGAGCTACTACCAGCTGTTCGCGGCGGCCGTGGGCAACGTGGAATGGCTGCGGTTCTGTCTGAACCAGAGCCTCAGGGAAATCCCCACCGACTACAAG GGCTTCACTGCCATCCACTTCGCAGCCCAACGGGGCAAGCTTGCATGCCTGCAGGTCCTGGTAGAGGAGTACAAGTTTCCCGTGAACCTGCTGACCAACAATAGCCAGACCCCCCTGCACCTCGTCATCCACAAGGACAACACCACCGTGGCCCTCCCCTGCATCTACTACCTGCTGGAGAAAGGCGCAGCCCTCAATGC TCAGACATGCAACGGCTGCACGCCCCTGCACCTGGCAGTCCGTGAGGGCCTGCTGGACTGTGTGAAGGTCCTGGTACAGAGTGGCGCCAACGTCCACGCCCAAGATGCCATGGGCTACAAACCCATTGACTTCTGCAAAATATGGAACCACCGTGCCTGTGCCCG GTTCTTGAAGGATGCCATGTGGAAAAAGGACAAGAAGGACTTTGCCTGTGAGATGAGAAAGATGAAGACACTCAAGAGCCAGCTGGCCCTCATGGAGTACAACTACCTGATTGAGTATCAA AAAGAGCACAAAATTCTCAGGGAAGCTGCTATCAGAAAGTGGCTACACGGCAAGCTGCACCCAGGCCACTCTCTGGTCTCTAATACCAAGCAAGCCCGGGCCACCGCCCTCTCCAAGACCCCAGAGCAACGGGGATCGCAGTGTTCCAGCAGCTTCCACCCCTCTGTGGAGGCGCGCCTGCAATGCATTCCACAGCCCACGGAGATGCCCAAGCCCATCTACAGGAAGTCCACGATCAAGCGGCCCACGATGTGGAACGTTAGCAACAACCCTGCCAGACCCCCCACCACCAAGATCAGCCACTCGCAAGGCATCCGCCTGGGCGTGCATCCAGACCCCAGCCCGGAGCACGACTTCAGCAGCTTCCTGGAGGTGAGACCAGACCGGCACGGCGGTGCGTGGCTGCACACAGTGGACGGCCACTGGGTGGCGCCAGTGCCGCGGCTGCCTTTTGAGGTGCTGCTTCGCATGCTGTATCCACATGTGCGGCCGTACAGAATGAAGGTGCCCCAGGGCTTTTACCCCATCAGCATGAGGGAAGTGCCCAGGAAGCGGCACCTGGGTGACGACACCTTCTGGACCGACACTCTGGCCATGAACCTGCGTGACACATTTGATGAAGCCTTCCTGGCAGCTGTGCGATCCCATCAAGgactccctgccctgccctccccacaaATCAACCCATAA
- the TEX261 gene encoding protein TEX261 isoform X3, with protein sequence MWFMYLLSWLSLFIQVAFITLAVAAGLYYLAELIEEYTVATSRIIKYMIWFSTAVLIGLYIFERFPTGMIGVGLFTNLVYFGLLQTFPFIMLTSPNFILSCGLVVVNHYLAFQFFAEEYYPFSEVLAYFTFCLWIIPFAFFVSLSAGENVLPSTMQPGDDVVSNYFTKGKRGKRLGILVVFSFIKEAILPSRQKIY encoded by the exons ATGTGGTTTATGTACCTGCTGAGCTGGCTGTCGCTCTTCATCCAGGTGGCCTTCATCACGCTAGCCGTCG CGGCTGGACTCTATTACCTGGCAGAACTGATAGAAGAATACACAGTGGCCACCAGCAGGATCATAAAATACATGATCTGG TTCTCCACTGCTGTACTGATCGGCCTCTACATCTTTGAGCGCTTCCCCACCGGCATGATTGGAGTGGGCCTATTCACCAACCTCGTCTACTTTGGCCTCCTCCAGACCTTCCCCTTCATCATGCTGACCTCGCCTAACTTCATCCTGTCGTGTG GACTAGTGGTGGTGAATCATTACCTAGCATTTCAGTTTTTTGCAGAAGAATATTATCCCTTCTCAGAG GtcctggcctatttcactttCTGCCTGTGGATAATTCCGTTTGCGTTTTTTGTGTCACTTTCGGCTGGGGAGAATGTCCTGCCCTCTACCATGCAGCCAGGAG ATGATGTCGTCTCCAATTATTTCACCAAAGGCAAGCGGGGCAAACGCTTAGGGATCCTGGTTGTCTTCTCCTTCATCAAAGAGGCCATTCTACCCAGTCGTCAGAAGATATACTGA
- the TEX261 gene encoding protein TEX261 isoform X2 produces the protein MIYVICSDFQQEHTSPLSQSVAYIRNFNNFVPATCDSKRQICPQPAQRQVLGRLLVRGRAALSGPGPPPGWCGSAQGATGGCTPIPSIGAWSPPLGTVPPPLGCSRLHSFPSVERGILVVGERGAAAVGPPLRRAALARAWPRAALEPSSSRRRRTVVLRSAGRGGGGSGGGGSVSPEPKRAGPSRRPGSGRVGRHVVYVPAELAVALHPGGLHHASRRGWTLLPGRTDRRIHSGHQQDHKIHDLGLVVVNHYLAFQFFAEEYYPFSEMMSSPIISPKASGANA, from the exons ATGATTTACGTCATCTGCTCAGATTTCCAACAAGAACACACCTCGCCTTTATCACAGAGCGTGGCATATATTAGGAATTTCAATAATTTTGTCCCTGCCACCTGCGATAGCAAGAGACAGATCTGTCCGCAACCTGCCCAGAGGCAGGTTCTGGGGAGGTTACTGGTGCGCGGTCGGGCTGCCCTGTCCGGCCCAGGACCACCTCCAGGGTGGTGCGGGAGTGCACAAGGAGCGACTGGAGGCTGCACTCCGATCCCCAGTATAGGCGCTTGGTCTCCGCCCCTGGGGACCGTCCCGCCTCCCCTCGGCTGCAGCCGTCTGCATTCGTTCCCGTCAGTGGAGCGGGGGATCCTGGTGGTCGGAGAACGCGGGGCAGCGGCGGTTGGCCCTCCTCTCCGGAGGGCGGCGCTAGCGCGGGCCTGGCCCCGGGCTGCACTCGAGCCGAGCTCCTCTCGGCGGCGGCGCACCGTCGTCCTGCGGTCCGCGGGGCGGGGAGGCGGCGGCAGTGGCGGTGGCGGCTCTGTGTCGCCGGAGCCGAAGCGCGCAGGCCCGTCCCGGCGGCCGGGGAGCGGGCGGGTGGGGCGCCATGTGGTTTATGTACCTGCTGAGCTGGCTGTCGCTCTTCATCCAGGTGGCCTTCATCACGCTAGCCGTCG CGGCTGGACTCTATTACCTGGCAGAACTGATAGAAGAATACACAGTGGCCACCAGCAGGATCATAAAATACATGATCTGG GACTAGTGGTGGTGAATCATTACCTAGCATTTCAGTTTTTTGCAGAAGAATATTATCCCTTCTCAGAG ATGATGTCGTCTCCAATTATTTCACCAAAGGCAAGCGGGGCAAACGCTTAG
- the TEX261 gene encoding protein TEX261 isoform X4: protein MWFMYLLSWLSLFIQVAFITLAVAAGLYYLAELIEEYTVATSRIIKYMIWFSTAVLIGLYIFERFPTGMIGVGLFTNLVYFGLLQTFPFIMLTSPNFILSCGLVVVNHYLAFQFFAEEYYPFSEMMSSPIISPKASGANA from the exons ATGTGGTTTATGTACCTGCTGAGCTGGCTGTCGCTCTTCATCCAGGTGGCCTTCATCACGCTAGCCGTCG CGGCTGGACTCTATTACCTGGCAGAACTGATAGAAGAATACACAGTGGCCACCAGCAGGATCATAAAATACATGATCTGG TTCTCCACTGCTGTACTGATCGGCCTCTACATCTTTGAGCGCTTCCCCACCGGCATGATTGGAGTGGGCCTATTCACCAACCTCGTCTACTTTGGCCTCCTCCAGACCTTCCCCTTCATCATGCTGACCTCGCCTAACTTCATCCTGTCGTGTG GACTAGTGGTGGTGAATCATTACCTAGCATTTCAGTTTTTTGCAGAAGAATATTATCCCTTCTCAGAG ATGATGTCGTCTCCAATTATTTCACCAAAGGCAAGCGGGGCAAACGCTTAG